A single region of the Aquarana catesbeiana isolate 2022-GZ linkage group LG07, ASM4218655v1, whole genome shotgun sequence genome encodes:
- the MRPS25 gene encoding small ribosomal subunit protein mS25, which translates to MPRAEGSSRRAVRFHADVLKMPMKGRFPIRRTLQYLQSGEIVFRDPVRIMTVNYNTRGEPGLGARNFVFFNIPQIQYKNPWVQIVTFKNMTPSPFLRFYLDNGEQVLVDMEEKSHTEIVQHVKKILGKSEETLKAEEKAKMVLSHPANFGPKKYYLRECMCEVEGQVPCPGLVPLPKELTGKYKSKLKAESAV; encoded by the exons ATGCCCCGGGCGGAGGGCAGTTCCCGGCGTGCAGTGCGGTTCCATGCTGATGTCCTGAAGATGCCGATGAAGGGGAGATTCCCGATCCGCCGGACCCTCCAATATCTGCAGAGCGGCGAGATCGTCTTCCGGGATCCGGTCCGGATCATGACTGTCAACTACAACACCCGGGGGGAGCCCGGCCTGGGGgccag AAATTTTGTGTTCTTTAATATCCCTCAAATCCAGTATAAGAATCCCTGGGTTCAGATAGTGACCTTCAAGAACATGACCCCGTCTCCATTCCTGCGGTTTTATTTAG ACAACGGCGAGCAGGTTCTCGTTGACATGGAGGAAAAGAGCCACACGGAAATTGTGCAGCATGTGAAGAAGATCCTGGGGAAGAGCGA GGAAACGCTGAAAGCCGAGGAGAAAGCCAAGATGGTGCTATCCCACCCAGCCAACTTCGGCCCGAAGAAGTACTACTTGAGGGAGTGCATGTGCGAGGTGGAGGGCCAGGTGCCCTGCCCAGGGCTGGTGCCGCTGCCGAAGGAATTGACGGGAAAGTATAAAAGTAAACTGAAAGCGGAGAGTGCGGTgtga